The sequence below is a genomic window from Polyangiaceae bacterium.
TCGAGGTCGCTGGTGGGCTCGTCCAAGATCAGGATGGGCGGGTCGTGGATCAGGGCTTGCCCCAGGCCCACGCGCTGCCGGAACCCGTGCGAGAGAGTCCCGATGTCCTTACCCATCGCCTGGGCCAGACCGCAGACCTCGATCACGCGCTTCAGGCGTTTCTTGAACTCGCCCTCGTCCAGCCCTCGGACCTGAGCGGTGAACCGCAGGTACTCCAACACGTTCATGTCGGCGTACAGCGGCGCGCGCTGAGGCAAGTAGCCGAGGGAGCGCCGTACGGAGAGAGGATCTTCGAACACGTCGAAGCCCTTCACCCGCGCGCTGCCCGCGCTGGGGGAGATGAAGCAAGTCAGGATCCGCATAGTGGTGGACTTGCCGGCGCCGTTCGGCCCCAGGAATCCGACCACCTCACCTTTTTCGACCTCGAAGCTGACTTTGTCGAGGGCGCGAACGGCGCCGAATCTTTTCGTTAGCCCGTTCGCGGAAATCATCACGTCGGTTGCCATCCGACCTCCGAAGGAACGTTTACCGTCCCGCGTATCGCGTTACGTGCCCGCCTGCGGCCATCACGACCAGCGCGTTGGGCCGCGGCATCCTATCGACGACGCGATCCGTGTCAACACGCCGAAAAAACAGCATGCGAGCGCCGAAAAAACCAGGGACTCTCGGGATTATTCCCGCCGGTGACAGTTCTTTTCGCCTCGCCGGTTTGGGGGCCGGCCCCCACGACTTGATCTAACCGACTCGGTATCCGGTGACCAACGCTTGAGCCAGAAGCCCCCAGCCATCCACGGCAACGAACAGCAGCAGCTTGAAGGGCAAGCTCACTTGCGTTGGATTCATCATCTGCATGCCGAGGGCGAGCAGCACGTTGGAGACGACCAGATCGATGATCAAGAACGGCAGGTAGATCGCAAAGCCCAGCGCGAACGCTTCGATCAGCTCGCTGACCACGAACGCCGGGATCACCACGACCAAGTCGTCCCGCCCGACCGCGGCGCGCTCCGCCTCCGGCCGGGCCAGCTTGGCGATCTCGAAGAAACGATTGCGTTCTCGTTCCGAGGCATTCGCCTTGAGAAACGCGCGCAGCGGTTCCCGTGTCGCGTCGATCATGCCAGTCACCAACGCGGAGGTGTCCTTCGCGGCTTCGCCTTCGAACAGCGGCTTGGCGTTGTCGGCGATGCGCGATCCCACGGGAGCCATCGCCAGGATGGTCAGGGCGGCGGACAGCGCCATGATCACGGTGTTGGACGGCACGTTCTGCGCGCCGATGGCGCCGCGTACGATCTGCAGCACCGTGGAGATCTTCACGAACGCCGTGAGCGTCATGAAGGCGAAGGGCAGCAGCGTGACCAACGCCAGGGCCACCACCAGCGCGACCGGCCGGGTCAGCAAGTCGTCCGCGTTCTGCGGCTGCGCTTCCGCGATGCTCGGCGCCAGCGCGAGCCCGAAGGCGAGCGTTGCCAGCAAGCGACGCCGGACGGCACGGCGCTTCATCCCTCGCCGTCCTGGGATTCGGGCGCCTTCTCTGGGGGCTTCGGCTTCTTGCCGAGCACTCGCCCGAGCACGTCCGCGAAGGCCGGGTGCGGCTCTCCGAGGTCCAAGTCCACCAAGTCCTCGCTCACTTCCCCTAACTTCGCGAGGCCGGCCTCGCTGGCGCCCACCACGTACACGGTGCTGCCCACGCGCACGAGGTAGATCGCGCGGCGCCCGTCCAGCGGCAGGCGCCCCACCAAAGACACGGGCCCCGCGGGCCGGCCCACG
It includes:
- the sctR gene encoding type III secretion system export apparatus subunit SctR — its product is MKRRAVRRRLLATLAFGLALAPSIAEAQPQNADDLLTRPVALVVALALVTLLPFAFMTLTAFVKISTVLQIVRGAIGAQNVPSNTVIMALSAALTILAMAPVGSRIADNAKPLFEGEAAKDTSALVTGMIDATREPLRAFLKANASERERNRFFEIAKLARPEAERAAVGRDDLVVVIPAFVVSELIEAFALGFAIYLPFLIIDLVVSNVLLALGMQMMNPTQVSLPFKLLLFVAVDGWGLLAQALVTGYRVG
- a CDS encoding flagellar biosynthetic protein FliO, with the translated sequence MSPLTKYVVETVVTLLGVVVLAVLVLVAARRVGVGRPAGPVSLVGRLPLDGRRAIYLVRVGSTVYVVGASEAGLAKLGEVSEDLVDLDLGEPHPAFADVLGRVLGKKPKPPEKAPESQDGEG